The segment GCCCGGGCGCTGAACGCCGAAGACCTGTTGCTCAACTACAACCTGGCGGCGCTGTACGCGCTGTGGGGCCGTCCGAAGGACTCCGTCCAGTACCTGCAGAAGGCGCTGGCGGCGGACCGTCAGAAGGTCCTGGGCTGGCTGTCCGCCGACCCGATGTTCGACGTGCTCAAGGGCGATCCGGACTTCGAAGCCCTCTTCTGAGGGAAGCACAACATGGAATGGGTTTTCCTGGGGCTGGCGATGCTGCTGGTCGTCGCGAACGGCTTCTTCGTCGCGACGGAGTTCGCCATCGTGAAGATTCGCGCCACGCGCCTCCAGTCCCTGGTGGACGAAGGCACGCCCGGCGCGGGCATGGCGCTGAAGATGGTCACCGAGCTGGACGCGTACCTGTCCGCCACGCAGTTCGGCATCACGCTCGCGTCGCTGGGCCTGGGCTGGCTGGGTGAGCCCGCGTTCGCGCACCTGCTGGAGCCGGTGCTGACGCGCCTGGTGCCGGAGGGGGCCGCGTCCACGCTCGCGCACAGCGCGTCGGTGGTCATCGCCTTCAGCATCATCACGTTCCTGCACATCGTGCTGGGGGAGCTGGCGCCCAAGAGCCTCGCCATCCAGCGCGCGGAGCAGACGACGCTCGCGGTGGCGCTGCCCATGCGCGCGTTCTACTTCCTGTTCTACCCGGCCATCCGCTTCCTCAACTGGCTGGCGTCGCTGGTGCTCAAGGCCTTCGGCCTGCACTCGGCCGGCGAGTCGCACGAGGCGACGAGCGAGGACGAGCTGCGCTTCATCCTGCACTCGTCCGCGCAGGCGGGCGCCATCACCACGGCGCGCGCGGAGCTGCTGGAGCGCGCGCTGGAGATGGCGCAGAAGACGGCGCGGCAGGTGATGGTCCCCCGCAACCAGATGCGCTACCTGGACGTGGAGGAGCCGCTCGACAAGAACGTGGTGGACGCGAGAGCGTCCGGGCACACGTGGCTGCCGGTGTGCCGGGGCAACCTCGACGACGTCGAGGGCGTGGTCAACGTGAAGGACCTGTTCTTCCTGCTGTCGCGCGGGGAGCTGCGGAGCCTGTCGCAGGTGCAGCGGCCGGTGCTCTTCATCCCGGAGAACGCGACGCTGGAGCAGCTGCTGGCGGAGTTCCGGCGCCGGCGCCGGCAGATCGCCATGGTGGTGGACGAGCACGGCGGCACGTCCGGCCTCGTCACCATCGCGGACGTGGTGGCGGAGGTGGTGGGCGACGTGGCGGAGCTGGGGCGGCGCGTGGAGGAGGTCCGGGCGCTGCCGGGCGGCCGCTTCGAGCTGCCGGGCACCGCGCAGCTGGACGACCTGGAAGCGCAGCTGGACGTGGACTTCGACCTGAGCGACGACGAGAAGGGCGAGGTCACCACCATCGCCGGCTACCTCATGACGAAGCTGGGCCGGGTGCCGGAGAAGGGCGACCACCTCAAGCTCGACATGTGGCGCATCCTCGTGGAGGAGGTGGACGGGCCGCGCGTCGTGCGCGTGACGGTGGAGCCGCAGTCGCGCCCCGTCGCGCCCGGCGGCAGCCGCCCCGCGGAGCCGCCCGTGCCGTCCGGCGAGACGGCGTAGGCGCTGCCGAAAGGCCGGCCCTGTCTGGGGCTCAGCCCTTGGTGGCCCCGGCCTTCTTCTTCGCGCCGCCCTTCAGCGCGGCCGGCTGCACCTTGGCCTTGGGCCGGTCCACCTTGAGCAGCTCCAGGTTGGTTTCGCCGTCGGTCGTCAGCTTGATGATGCCGACGTCGGGCGCGAACCACATCAGGCTCTCCATGGAGCGCCCCTCCGAACCGGGGCGGCTGGCGCGGGCCGTGGTGATGTTCTTGATCTTCAGCGCCTTGAAGGTGCCCCCCTGGACGGTGATCTCCTCCTCGCCCAGCACCGTGGCCTCCTTGTCGAAGGTCGTGGCGATGGTGGGGCGCAGGCCGCCCTTCTTCGCCGGCGGCTGGAGCTTCACCGACAGGCTGTTCTTCCACGTCCCGCCCGGCACCATCACGGACGGGGCCGGCACCGCGGCGCCCTCCGCGTTCACCACCTGCACGTCCATGCCGGACGCGGACAGCAGCGTGCCCTCCAGGCCGCCCAGGCCCGTGCGCACGCCCGTGGCGTCGCAGGTGAGGTCCGTCTGGCCGCTGCGCCCCTTGAGGCTCACCGCCAGCGTGGCCTTCACCGTCCCGTCCGGCGCCGGCACGACGTCCTTCGTCGTCAGGACGAGCTCCGAGGACCGGCCGGCGCGGTACGTCAGCGCCAGACCCTCCTCCATGGGGAACCAGGGGTTCGGACAGGGGGCCGGCGTGGCCGCCACCACCATGTCAGACCGGGGTGCTACCTGGGACGTCGGGGACGCGCCCACGAGGAGCGACAGGGCTAGCAAGGGCTGAAACGTAGGACGCCTCCGGAAAGATGGAATGAAAGGTAGGGTGGGTCGGCTGCTTTGCAAGGGTGGTGCGAGCCTGCTCGCACACCAACCTGTAGCACTGGACGTAGGGTCACGCGGTGCAGTGTCACCCTTGATCACCGGTGGGGTGGCTGGTACTCCTGCCGATCGCTGCGGAGCCGATTTTCCGGCCCCGCGCGTGTTTTCCATCCGCCTCACCGTCGCCTCGTAGGGAGCCCGCTGGCATGCGAATCAAGCGCCTGGACATCACCGGCTTCAAGTCGTTCATGGAGCGGAGCGTCTTCTCGTTCGACGAAGGCGTCACGGGCGTCGTCGGCCCCAACGGGTGTGGCAAATCCAACGTCGTGGACGCCATCCGCTGGGTGATGGGTGAGCAGAGCGCGAAGAACCTGCGCGGCCGGGGGATGGAGGACGTCATCTTCAACGGCTCGGAGAACAAGCCGCCCCTGTCCATGGCGGAGGTGTCGCTCACCTTCCTGGTGGACGACACGGACACGCTGTCGCCGCAGTACCAGGGCTACTCGGAGATCACCGTCACGCGGCGCCTGTTCCGCAACGGCGACTCCGAGTACCTCATCAACAAGACGGTCTGCCGCCTGCTGGACATCACGGAGCTGTTCCTCGGCACGGGCGTGGGCACCAAGGCCTACTCCATCATCGAGCAGGGCCGCGTGGGCCTCATCGTCTCCAGCAAGCCGGAGGACCGCCGGCACCTGCTGGAGGAGGCCGCGGGCGTCACCAAGTACAAGGCCCGCCGCAAGGCCGCCGAGCGCAAGATGGAGGCCACCGAGGCCAACCTCCTGCGCGTCAACGACATCACGGGCGAGCTGGAGAAGCGGCTCGACACGCTGTCGAAGCAGGCGAAGAAGGCGGAGAAGTACCGCAAGCTCAAGGCGCGCATGCGGGAGATCGATCTGCACTCGGCCAGCCACCGCTCGCTGGAGCTGATGGTGGAGAAGCGCATGCTCCAGTCGCGCCTGGAGAACCTGGGCGGCGAGGAGCGCGAGGGCCTGGACCGGGTGAAGGAGCTGGAGGAGGCCATCACCCGGCGCCGCGTGGAGCTGGACGCGGAAGGGGCGGCGCTCCAGCAGTTCTCCGGGGAGGTGCACGCGCTGGAGAGCGCCGCGCAGCGCGACGCGCAGGAGCTGGCGTACGGCCGGCGCGACTTCGAGGAGACCAGCACCCGCGTGGCGCAGGCGCAGGCGGAGCTGGACGGACTGCTCGCGCGGCAGGCGGAGATGGTGGCGACCATGACGGCCCGCGAGGCGGAGCTGTCGGGCATCGCCGGGTCGTACAAGGAAGACGAAGTGGCCATGGCGGTGGCCCTGGAGGAGCAGCGCCGCGTCTCCGTCCTCCAGACGGAAATCTCCCTGCGCCTGGAGCAGGAGCGGGCCGGGCTGGTCGCCGTGGCCACGCGGCTGGCGAACCACGAGAGCAACCTGACCAACCTGGCGCGCCAGCGCACCGACCTGGAGGCCCGCCGCGCCAAGCTGTCCGGCGAGGTGGAGGCCCTTCGCGCGCAGGAGCAGGAGCTGGACGGCCTGCGCACGCAGGCGGCCCGCCACGTGGAGGACACCCGCCACCTGGCGTCCGAGCTGGCCGAGCGCCGGGGCCAGGAGGAGGAGGCCCTCACCCGCACGCGCGAGGCCTTCACGGAGAACGAGGTCCAGGTCATCGCGCTGCGCGAGGAGCTGAGCGACAAGCGCAGCCGCCTGTCCTCCCTGGAGGACATCCAGAAGAACTACGACGGCTTCGACCGGGGCGTGCGCGCCGTCATGGTGCGCGCGGCGGAGGCGGCCCGGGACCAGGGCATCTTCGGCCTGGTGGCGGACGTGCTCACGGTGACGTCGCCGCGCTACGAGCGCGCGGTGGAGGCCGCCCTGGGCGAGCGGCTCCAGCACGTCATCGTGGACAGCCGCGACAAGGGCCTGGAGCTGGTGGAGTACCTGAAGGGCCACGCGGAAGGGCGGGGCACCTTCCTGCCCGTGCCCACCGGGGACGTGCTCCGCGCGGTGGTGGAGCCGGACCTGTCGCGCCCGGGCGTCCTCGCGCACGCGCTGCGCGAGGTGTCCTGCGAGCCCGCCCTGGAGCCGGTGATGCGGCTGCTGCTGGGCGACGTGGTCATCGTCCAGGACCTGCTCGCCGCCCGCGAGTACGCGGAGGCCACCCCCGTGCCCTGCACGCTGGTGACGTTGGAGGGCGAGGTGTTTCGCGCCGACGGCACCATCACCGGCGGTGAGCGCGAGGGCGCGGCGGTCGGCGCGCTCCAGAAGAAGCGCGAAATCGCGGAGCTGGCGTCCGAAGTGGCCCGCGTGGAGGAGCGCTACAACGAGATCCTCACCCGCCACTACACGCTCCAGAAGCAGATGGGACAGGCGGAGGCCGTCCTCAAGGGCCTGGGCAAGGAGCAGCACGCGGAGGAGGTCAACCTGGCCAGCCAGGAGAAGGACCTCCACAAGGCGAGCGAGGACCTGTCCAAGGTGCGCGAGCGACTGCGCGCGCTGGAGGGCGAGGAGGGGCAGCTCGCCCAGAGCCACACCGCGCTCACGAACGAGGAGGAGTCCAGCCGGGGCGAGGTGGCCCACGGCCAGGCGGACCGCGAGGCGCGCGAGGAGCGCGTGCGTCAGTACGCCGGGGAGCTGGAGGGCCTGCGCCAGCGCGCGGACACGGCGGCCTCGGACCTGATGGGCCTGCGCGTGAAGGTGGCCGCCGGCAGCGAGCGCGGCGAGTCCGCGCGCAAGGAGCTGGAGAGCCTGGTGGCGCAGCGCCGGGACATGGAGGCGCGCACCAGCCGCCTGCAGGGTGCGTCCACGGAGGGCCGCGCCAAGGTGGAGGCGCTGGAGCGCCGCCTGGCGGAGCTGGAGGCCACCCGGGAGCAGCGGGCGGAGGAGCACCGCGTGGCCGCGGAGGCCCTGGAGACGCGCCGCGCGGCGTACACCAGCGCCACCGCGGAGGTGCGCGAGCAGGACACGGCCTTCCGCGAGCTGCGCGGCCGGCTGGATGAGCTGATGCAGGGCCTGTCCCAGATTTCGCTGCGCGAGCGCGAAATCGCCCTGGAGCTGGAGCACCTGGCCGCCGGCATCCGCGAGCGCTACCAGCTGGAGCTGGCGACGGAGCTGCACCAGTACCACCTGCTGCCCACGCTCTCCGCGGAGGTGGAGGGGGAGCTCAAGGACCTGCGCGCGCAGGTGGAGAAGATGGGGGAGATCAACCTCACCGCCATCGACGAGCACGCGGAGCTGTCCAAGCGCTTCGACTTCCTGTCCGCGCAGCGCCAGGACCTCCAGGCGTCCATCAGCCAGCTGCGCGAGGCCATCGTCCGCATCGACGCGACGAGCCGCGAGCGCTTCAAGCAGACCTTCGACGTGGTGAACGACAAGTTCCAGGCCATCTTCCCGCGCCTGTTCGGCGGCGGCCGGGCCAGTCTCGTGCTCACCCAGGAAGGGCCCAACGGCGAGCCGGGCGTGGAGATCGTCGCCCAGCCGCCGGGCAAGAAGCTCCAGAGCGTGAACCTGCTGTCCGGCGGCGAGAAGGCGCTCACCGCCGTGGCGCTCATCTTCGGCATCTTCCTCATCAAGCCGACGCCCTTCTGCCTCCTGGACGAGGTCGACGCCCCGTTGGATGAAGGCAACGTGGGCCGCTACAACGACATGGTGAAGGAGATGAGCAGCCAGTCGCAGTTCATCCTCATCACCCACAACAAGCGCACCATGGAGATCGCCGACACGCTGTACGGCGTCACCATGGAGGAGCCCGGCATCTCCAAGCTCGTCAGCGTGAAGATGCGCGAGGCCTCCGCGCACAACGACGACAAGGTCCCCGCCGCCTCGTAGCGCGGGGCAGGTGAAGCTGGAAAGAAGACGGGCGCCCCGGGAAGTTCCCCGGAGCGCCCGTTTCATTTCCAGCCGCCCGCTTCACGCGGGCGGCCATGCCCTGCGCCTACTTCTTCTTGGCGGGGGCGTTGTAGCTCTTCTTCGGGCACGCACCCTGGTCCGCGGCCAGACGCTGCTGGGCGGCCGACAGGTCCTTCTGGGTGTTGCTGAGGGCCTCCTGGCTGGCCGTCTCCACCGGGGCCCAGCCCTCCTCCTTGGCCTTCAGCTCCTGCACCAGCGCGAGCGTCGTCTGGTCCACCGTCTCCTGCGCCTTGAGCGCGGACACCCAGGCGGTGGCGGACTCCACCAGCGCGTTGCACTTGGCGGACAGCTCGTCGAAGAGCCGGTAGTCCTTCGTCTTCGAGTACTTCTGCACGACGGCGTCATACGTATCCGCCGCGTTGGTGCGCGCGCCGAAGGAGATGGCGGACGCGGCGGCGGACTGGGTGCGCGCCAGCTCCAGTTGGAAGAAGCGCAGCTCCGGCGGCAGGCTGGCGGAGGCCTCCACCGGGGCCTGGGAGTTGAAGAACACGAAGCGGTAGGGGAACTTCAGCTCGGTGCTGGACTTCGCGGGCGTCGCCGCGACCTTCGCCTGCAGGCACGAGGCGAGTTGGTCGCCCTCGGTGCTGCCGGAGGGCTTGAAGACGACCTCCGCGGGGTTGCCCTGGCCCTTCATGATGTGGATGTCGGCGGCCAGCACCGGCGGCGTGGAGGCCTTGAAGCCGTTGAAGCACTCGCACCAGCTCTTCTCCGCCAGGCGCACCGTGCCGGAGAAGTCAGAGCCGTCGTTGATGCCCATCGTGACGGAGGGGTTGTTGGCGTTGGAGTGGTCGAAGTCGTACGTGGCCTCCACCGGCTTGGCGTCCGCCGCCAGCGGCGCGGGCTTCACGCGCGTGTCCAGCACCTGCTGGATGCACTGCTGGCCGGCCGGGCTGAGGTTCTCCCCGGTGATGGCGTGCGTGCCGCCCTGGGCGTTGACGGTCGTCTTCACCGTCACCTTGGTGCTGGCCGCGGGGCCGCGGTTCGCGGGGTCCACCAGGCACTCCAGCACGTTCGGGCGGACGCTCAGGAGCGCGCCCACGAGGACGCCCTCGTTCGCGGGGGAGGGCAGCTCCTGGTCGCGCGGGAAGCAGGACGCCAGGTCGAACGGAGGCTGATTGGTGATGCGCAGGCGCTCCTCCTTCGACAGCGGCTTCTGACCATCGGCGGGGGCGTCACCGGTCTTCTGCGTACCGGCACAGGCGGCGGTGAGGATGACGGAGGCAACGGCGAGACGTCGCATCATGGTGAGGGGTTCTCCCGGTTTGGAGCGTGTGGGGACTGGGACTGCGCAGGGGCACTCACTTCTCCAGGCCCTCGGCGTTCTTGAGGTCCTTGAGACGAAGCCCGTTCTTCTTCAACAGACGGTAGAGACTCTGCATGGAGAGGCCCGTGCGCTGCTCGGCGGCCTTCATGTCGAAGGCCACCTCGCGCATGATCTCCGCGAAGTACAGGCGCTCGAAGTCCGCGAGCACCCGGTCCTTCGCCTCGTGGTACGGCATGCCGCTGACGATGGCGGCCACGTTGGTGGCGGGCTCGGCCCCCTCCGCGCGCTTGGGCGTGTGCGCCAGGAAGTCCAGCCAGCTGGTGTTGCCCGTCTCCTGCATCAGGGCGCCGCGCTCCAGCACGTTGCGCAGCTCGCGCACGTTGCCCGGCCAGTCGTAGCCTTCGAAGAGCGCGAGCGTCTGCGGCGTCAACTCCAGCGCCGCCTTCATGCCGCGCGACAGGGCCTGCGACAGGGTGGGGATGTCGTCGCGCCGGGTGCGCAGGGGCGGCAGCCGCACGCGCGCGACCGCGAGCCGGAAGTAGAGGTCCGCGCGGAAGCGGCCCTGGCGCACGTCCTCCTCCAGGTTGCGGTGCGTGGAGGCGATGACGCGCACGTCCACCGCCACGGGCTGGCCGTCCAGCGACGGCACCTCGCGCGTCTCCAGCACGCGCAGCAGCTTGCCCTGCACGGACAGGGGCAGCTCGCCCACTTCATCCAGGAAGAGGGTGCCGCCGCGCGCCGCCTCGAAGATGCCGCGCGCGCCCTTGTCCTCGTGCTCCCCGGCGCGCAGCCCGCCGAACAGCTCGCGCTCCGCCTTCTCCTCGGAGATGAGGTTGCAGTCGACGACCTTGAAGGCCCCGTGGCGGCGCAGCGAGTGCTGGTGCACCGCGCGGGCGGCCAGCTCCTTGCCGGTGCCCGTCTCGCCTTCGAGCAGCAGGTTCATGTCCTCGCGCGCGATGCGGCGCAGCTCCGTGAACACCCAGCGCATCTTCTCCGAGCTGCCCACGAGCTGCCCGAAGGACTCCGTGCCGGTGACCTCCACCTCCGTCGCGCGGGCGGCCAGCTTCACCGCGAGCTTCGTCTTGCCCAGCTCCACCTTGTCGCCGCTGGTGACGAAGGCCTGGAGCACCCGGCGGCCGTCGAGGAACGTGCCGTTGCGGCTGCCCAGGTCGCGCAGCAGCAGGCCCTGCGGCAGCCGCTCCACCTCCAGGTGACGGCGGCTCACCGTCGGGTCGCTCAGCACCAGGTCCCCCGCGGCGTCGGAGCCCACGCGGACCAGGGAGTCCCGGGTGGTGACCTTCTTGCCCTTGTCCGGACCCCCCACCACCTCCACCGTCCACTCATGGAGGGGAACGCGCGTGGACTGCCCTTCGCGCTCCGCCTGGACGGTTTCCGTGACATCCGGTCTGTCAATCATGATCCCTGACCCCTCGTCGCACGGGTCGCGGGGGGCAGAAGCACCCCTCCCCGCCCTCGTCCCGCCTGTTTAGGGGGGACTGGACACAGGGGGCAAGAGGAAGAAGTGGCCTCGGAATCGTCCGTTGAAGGTGAAGACAGAAGGGCGGCGGCCCCGCGCCCCACCGGGGACGTCGTGTCGCCTCCCTCCGTGCCCGTGCGCGTCAGTACTTCGCGGGTGCGTCGCTCGCGGGGAACGACTCCTTGGACTGCTCATCCACGGAGTCGTCATCCGGGCCGCCGCCGGACCTGACGCTGGCGTTCGTAGGGCTCCGCACCTCGCGCGCCGAGCCCGCCTTGCCCTTGCCCTTCGCGGGCGCGCGGCCGGTGCCGGCCTGCGCGTTCACCATGCGCGCGCCCAGCAGGTTCTTGGCGCGCTCGGCCAGGTTGCGCTGCTCGTCCTGCCAGTCGCGGAACAGCTGCGCCAGCTCCTGGTCGCCCGCGGCCTCCGCGTCGCGCAGGTACTGCTCGCTCACCGACGCGCCCTTGAGCAGGTGGTAGAGCGTGCTGATGAGGTCGTGGTGCTCGTCTCGGGTGCCCGTGGTTTCCTGTTCGCCCGCCATGTGTTCCTCCCGTGAGATGGGTGGATGCTCCATGGCGGGAAGGTAGGCACGGCGGCGGGCGACGACGCCCCCAAGCCGGGGCCCGGTCGCCCGCCTGCCCTCAGGCGCTCAGCATCGGGTCCAGCTTCTTCTGCTTGTCCAGCTCCGCCAGGTCGGAGTACCCGCCCACGTGCGTGTCCCCGATGAAGATCTGCGGCACGGTGCGCTGGCCGCCGCTCATCTCCACCAGCTTCGCGCGCGCGTCGTCATCCCCGGTGACGTCCACCTCGGTGTAGTCCACGCCCTTGCGCTTGAGCAGGTCCTTCGCGCGCACGCAAAAGCCACAATAGGTCGTCGTGTAGATCTTCACGGGCTTCACGGAATCCTCCTTCAAGGGCTGTGAGTCCTACGTCGGTCCAGATGCCAAAAGTAAGGGCCGGTTGCGCGGCACGCCACGCCAGCGGGGCGTGCCTGGCCCCTTGAAACACGACGGCCCCCGGAACCCGAAAAGGGTGCCGGAGGCCACCGGGCTCAACCGATTCCCATCCCCGTGGAACGAAGGGGAGGGGAGGGCGACTACATGCCCATGCCGCCCATACCGCCCATGCCGCCCATGCCGCCCATGCCACCACCGCCGCCGCCGCCCTTGTCGTCGTCCGCCTTCGGACGCTCGGCGACCATGGCCTCCGTGGTCAGCATCAGCGAGGCGACCGACGCGGCGTTCTGCAGCGCGGTGCGGCTCACCTTGGCCGGGTCGATGACGCCCGCGGCCAGCAGGTCCTCGTAGGTCCCGGTCGCGGCGTTGAAGCCGTAGGCGCCCGTGCCCTCCTTGACCTTGTTCACCACCACGCTGCCCTCCAGGCCGCCGTTGCCGACGATCTGACGCAGGGGCTCCTCGACGGAGCGGCGGATGATGTCCACGCCGGACTTCTCACCGTCCAGCAGCTTCAGGCCGTCCAGCGCCTTGAGGCAGCGGATGTAGGCGACGCCGCCGCCGGGCACCACGCCCTCCTCGACGGCCGCGCGGGTCGCGTTGAGCGCGTCCTCCACGCGGGCCTTCTTCTCCTTCATCTCCGTCTCGGTCGCGGCGCCCACGTTGATGACGGCCACGCCGCCCACGAGCTTCGCCAGACGCTCCTGGAGCTTCTCGCGGTCGTAGTCGCTGGAGGTGTCCTCCACCTGCGTGCGGATCTGCTTCACGCGCGCTTCGATGGTCTCCTGCTTGCCCGCGCCGTCGACGATGGTGGTGTTGTCCTTGTCGATGGTGATGCGCTTGGCGCGGCCCAGCTGGTTGATGGTCAGCGTGTCCAGCTTGATGCCCAGGTCCTCGGCGATCATCTCACCGCCGGTGAGCGTCGCGATGTCCTCGAGCATGGCCTTGCGGCGGTCGCCGAAGCCCGGCGCCTTCACCGCGGCCACGTTCAGCACGCCGCGGATCTTGTTCACCACCAGGGTGGCCAGGGCCTCGCCCTCCACTTCCTCGGCGATGATCAGCAGGGGCTTCCCGGCGCGCGCCACCTGCTCCAGGATGGGGAGCAGGTCCTTCATCGACGAGATCTTCTTCTCGTGGATGAGGATGAGCGGGTCCTGCAGGACGACTTCCATGCGCTCCGGATCCGTCACGAAGTACGGAGACAGGTAGCCACGGTCGAACTGCATGCCCTCGACGACGTCCAGGGTGGTCTCCAGGCCCTTGGCCTCTTCGACCGTGATGACGCCCTCCTTGCCGACCTTCTCCATCGCGTCCGCGATGATCTGGCCGATGGTGGTGTCACCGTTCGCGGAGATGGTGCCGACCTGGGCGATCTCCTTGTTGCCCTTGGTCGGCTTCGCCAGGACCTTCAGCTCGGCCGTGATGGCCGCGACGGCCTTGTCGATGCCGCGCTTGATGTCCATCGGGTTGTGGCCCGCGGCGACCAGCTTCGCGCCCTCGCGGAAGATGGCCTGCGCCAGCACGGTGGCCGTCGTGGTGCCGTCACCGGCCACGTCGGAGGTCTTGGACGCGACCTCCTTGACCATCTGTGCGCCCATGTTCTCGAACTTGTTCTCCAGTTCGATTTCCTTCGCCACCGTCACGCCGTCCTTCGTGATGGTGGGGGAGCCGAAGCTCTTCTCGATGACGACGTTGCGGCCCTTGGGCCCCAGGGTCACCTTGACCGCGTCGGCCAGGATGTTCACGCCGCGCAAAATGGCGTCGCGCGCGCGCACTTCAAAAATGATGTCTTTCGCCATGGTCTGAATCCTCTAGAAGTGGAAGGTGGAAAAGGGTGCGGCGGGCTTCACTTCTCGATGATGCCCAGCACGTCCTCTTCGCGGAGGATCAGGTGATCCTCGCCGTCCAGCTTGATCTCCGTGCCCGCGTACTTGCTGAAGAGGATGGTGTCGCCGGCCTTGATGTCCATGGCGCGCACCTTGCCGTCCTCCAGCACCTTGCCGTTACCGACGGCGACGACCTTGCCCTCGAGGGGCTTCTCCTTGGCCGTGTCGGGGATGAAGAGGCCGCCCTTGGTCTTGTTCTCCTCGGCGACGCGCTTGATGATGAGCCGATCCTGCAGGGGACGAATCTTCATGGCTTGCTCCTGTGAACCACGGTCTGGCGGGCCGGATGGGGTCCGGTCCGGGAGGCCGCTGGGGTTGAAAAAGGGCCTGATGGCCGCCGGCTTTGGCACTCGCACCTCGTGAGTGCTAACGCCAGGTCGCGGCGGATAATAACCAGGGACTTCACCTCGTCAAGCGACGTCGGTCCTTGGGTGGGTGTGCCGCTAAACACCCGTCCCGCCTGCACTTTTCCCGGAAGATTCCCCACCCGCCACGCCTGCCCGGCAGGGCACCTCCGCTGTCGTCGGGTTGGCACTCGCCCGGGCCGAGTGCCAGCGTAAGTCCTTGATAAGACTTGGGGACGCTTTGCCGGCGCGGGACGACGTGACTACGCTTGCTCGCAGAGCCCCCTGGAGGTCGTGGGCGACTTCCAGGCACCCTCGGGAGGTGTGGTCGATGAGCGGACTGGTGACGTCCTCTTCCTCGCTGAAGGAGTTCTTCCGGGACCTGCTGCTGGAAGTCACGGCCCGGCAGCGGGTGGCCCTGAACGCGTCCACCGAGTTCTACCTGGTGAACCTGCTGGCGGAGTTCGCGGCCTCGGACAAGCTGTTCAGCCGTGACGCGGAAGGCCGGCGGGAGCACGAACCCCTGGCGGAGCTGTACCACCGCGCGCTGCAGCAGGAGCGCGAGGAGCGCATCCGCACGCTGCGGCGGCTGGGCGACGTGTCGCTCTACAAGGTGGGCTTCTTCTCCGGCGCGCTGCAGCAGGGGATGGTGGGCCCGGACTACTACATCCAGATGGGCGGGGCCGCGTACGGCCAGGTGGCGGAGCTGGTGCCCGCGGGCGGCTTCACCGGCGTGTACCGGGAGCTGTGCGACAAGTTCCGTTCGCTGGCGGAGGTGCTGGAGGAGATCAGCGCCCGGGGGCTGGTGAGCGCGGGGCCCGCGGGGGCGCTGCGCGTCTACGAGTCCTGGGTGCGCACCGGCAGCGACAAGCTGGAGCGCGTGCTGGTGGACGCCGGCTGGGTGCCGCGCAAGGGGCCGCTTGCGAACTGACGCGGCGCAACCCCCCGTGCTGGTGGGGCGGCTGCAGGCGCACCTGGAGGCCATCTACGGCTTCCGGTGCGAGGCCCGCGCGGAGTCCTTCGTGGTGGGCTCGGAGGCCGCCGCGCTCCTGGGCGGCACCGGGCGCGCGCCGGAGGAGCTGCTGGTGCTGGAGGCCCAGGGCGGTCTGGAGCTGGCGCTCTA is part of the Corallococcus soli genome and harbors:
- the groL gene encoding chaperonin GroEL (60 kDa chaperone family; promotes refolding of misfolded polypeptides especially under stressful conditions; forms two stacked rings of heptamers to form a barrel-shaped 14mer; ends can be capped by GroES; misfolded proteins enter the barrel where they are refolded when GroES binds) yields the protein MAKDIIFEVRARDAILRGVNILADAVKVTLGPKGRNVVIEKSFGSPTITKDGVTVAKEIELENKFENMGAQMVKEVASKTSDVAGDGTTTATVLAQAIFREGAKLVAAGHNPMDIKRGIDKAVAAITAELKVLAKPTKGNKEIAQVGTISANGDTTIGQIIADAMEKVGKEGVITVEEAKGLETTLDVVEGMQFDRGYLSPYFVTDPERMEVVLQDPLILIHEKKISSMKDLLPILEQVARAGKPLLIIAEEVEGEALATLVVNKIRGVLNVAAVKAPGFGDRRKAMLEDIATLTGGEMIAEDLGIKLDTLTINQLGRAKRITIDKDNTTIVDGAGKQETIEARVKQIRTQVEDTSSDYDREKLQERLAKLVGGVAVINVGAATETEMKEKKARVEDALNATRAAVEEGVVPGGGVAYIRCLKALDGLKLLDGEKSGVDIIRRSVEEPLRQIVGNGGLEGSVVVNKVKEGTGAYGFNAATGTYEDLLAAGVIDPAKVSRTALQNAASVASLMLTTEAMVAERPKADDDKGGGGGGGMGGMGGMGGMGGMGM
- the groES gene encoding co-chaperone GroES; the encoded protein is MKIRPLQDRLIIKRVAEENKTKGGLFIPDTAKEKPLEGKVVAVGNGKVLEDGKVRAMDIKAGDTILFSKYAGTEIKLDGEDHLILREEDVLGIIEK